Part of the Zygotorulaspora mrakii chromosome 2, complete sequence genome, ATTTAATTTCAGGTGAAGAAAGTCCCTTTGCGTCCCGATTTACCCGGCCATTGGGGCTATTGTAGTATTCTGTGCTTATGATGACCATGTCAGCCGCGAGTCACACAGCACGTGGCATAATTGGACAAGCACAAGTATGGGAGAGCTACTTCTGAGATCAAAAAGACCAAATTCTACTCGTACAATTTAGTACTGCCTAGCGGATATTCTAGGGCGTATCTTCTCCCTCTGCTGACCGGGAAGGTGCCAAATATCTTACCAGAGCAGGTTAAACACCATaggaatgaaaaattgtaaactgaaaaaatcaagttCAACTGTCCGagttttgaagaaaacggATTTTGATTCCGGACAGCGCAGTGGTGTTACCCgtctttgaattttgattttttaatattaaACCTCTAAAGTCTGATATAGTCCTGAAGAAGTGGATAAATGAATACCTATTTGAAGGGGAACGTAGACGAATAATCGCAGAAGATCTGATTTATTGGGTCAATTGGGGTCCTTGTGATTTGTGACTGTGTCTTAGGTGTCGTATTTTGGAAAGGGTTGTTATGGCAGGCTCTTCattgaataatttcatcaaagatGTTCGTGGGGCCAAGACGCTGGCGGAGGAGCGGTCCATAATCACCAAAGCAAGTGCAAAAATTAGAACCAAATTGAGGGATGACCACTTGCCGCTTGAAAAAcggagaaaaaatattcaaaaactgCTGTATCTGTATATCCTCGGAGAAAAGACACATTTTGGGCAGGTTGAATGCATTAATCTAATCGCATCGGAGGAGTTCGCCGACAAGAGACTGGGTTATTTGGCTGCAACACTGCTTCTAGACGAGTCAGAGGACTTACTGACCCTTTTAACcaatcttttgaacaacGATCTCAATCATCCCAATAAATACGTCGTATCTTTGGCGCTTACAACTTTGGGATCACTAGGATCTTCAGAGCTGGCACGTGATCTCTACATGGATGTTGAGAACATACTGAAGGGATCCAGAGATCCctttatcatcaaaaaagcTCTACAATGTATCGGTAAACTAATCACTAAAGATTTCACGCTGCTAGATATCTTTGATACCAAATTGATTACCAGCATATTGGAAAATCACTCTTTATGCACTCATGGAGTCTTGCTAGGTATCAATAAAGTCTTACAATCAATTCTGCTGAATCATGAGACCTTTCAACTTTCTCTGAGTAACGATGGCTATGCTGATGATTCGAAACCATTATTAAATGAGCTTGTTAAAATTATACCAGAGTTATTGTCTTTGTTGCAAAGCTTAagcatcaaaaattttgagcCAGAATATGATATTCAGGGCACCTGTGATCCGTTCCTACAGTGTGAGTCGATCTATACTTTGAGACTTTTTTTCGAACAGACTTTGGATCTAAGCCAATACCAAAATAAGTTTTGTGATTTATTGACCCAAATTGCAACTAATACCGATGGTGCAAAAAATTGCGGGCAAGCTATACTGTATGAAACGGCAAGAACAATTTTCTCTTTAAACTTAGAACAACCTCTACGGGTCCTTGGTGTTAACATCTTGGCCAAGTTTCTATCTCAAAAAGATAACAATACCAAGTATGTCGCACTAAACACACTATTGAAAGTCGTGGATCAAGAACCTGAAACAGTACAAAGGCATAGAAAATTTATATCAAAATGTTTACGTGACCCCGATATATCAATTAGAAAAAGGGCACTAGAATTGAGCTTTGCCATTTTAAATGATGTAAACCTCGTTGAAATTGTAGACCAGTTAATTGGATTTTTGGCTGGAGCAATTGATGACGATAAAACTTTAATAGTTTATACTGTTGAGAATTtggtaaaaattttggaaagtCATAACATCTCagatgaaaaatggaagtTGAGCATCTTATTTGAGTCTTTGAAATTAGCAGGAACCTACGTCACATCAGATATCACTGGCGATATCctaatttcaataaataacTCGAAAGATACTATTCAAAGGCGTAATTTAGTTGTTGATATGCTGATGATTTCGCTCGATGAAACGAAGAACTGTGAAATATCGGAAGACAATATAGCCTGGTTAATTGTTACAATCTGGTGTATTGGAGAATATGCAGATGAAATCTTGGAGGATCCCAGCTGTCGTCAAGCACTCAGTGAAACTAAAATGACAAATTTTCTGGTTTTGCAAGATAAGACATTCAACATAAGCAATAAAAAGTTGATAAATTACCTTTTAACTGCAGCACTCAAGTtgtcttcaaaatttaagGATAGTGGATGCATTGAAGCTTTGAGGCAAATTATTTTGGGTCACACAAAGGATTCTGATCTTTTGATTCAAAGTAAGAGTGTACAATATGAAATTATTTTTGCTCAACCGCAATCAGTGAAAAAAGTTCTACTTGAGACAATGCCggtatttgaaagaagaaagtgTATGAAAGTCGGAAACACTTCTCCAGagctcaaaaaaattcacaaAAGTACCGATAAGTCTTCTAATGTTGCATTGCTCGATTTGGGATcagaaaatgataaaaaaaaggacACTGAGGTAGCGAACTCGTCTACGCCTGCTGATCTCTTGGCTGatttgttttcttccaCCAGTATCGATGAAAACACCAAAAACACTtcaagaaatggaaaaactgTACAGATATCAGTGTCCGCCACCAAAATATATGATAGTGATACAATACAGGCATatgttcaattgatatCATGTGACGCAGGCTCTGCCCAAATTGAACTATACTTGAAATCAAGTAAGGCTATTTCTGATATAAAACCTTTTTCGGCTGTACCAAGGACTCAAAAACTGACATTGGGACAATTATACCCAGGCaattctcttcaaaaggatGAGGTCTGTTCTCAAGTTTTAAAAATAACAGGAACAGGTAAATTAAAATTGAGGATAAAACTGGATTTCAAACTTAATGGAGTACCCGTTGAACAGCAATTCGATTATAAATTTGAACAGACATTATAACTTGCATACATATATTTTAGAATATATTTAAGTATAAACTGTAGCTGAATATCCGCCACgatacaaaaaaaatgaatgaagaaTGTAAAAACgaaatttccaaatcaGTTATGGATAGAGGAGCCTGAGGCTTTAGAAGCAGCACCATGAACAGCGTCCTTGATATCGTCTGATTTCTTTGCTTTGACAATATACTTGTCAGCAACAGGGGAGATAAATGTTCTGTAAATTAGCGAAGCACCACCAGTTTGTGGCAATGCAATGTATAGAACAAAGATggttttcaaaaaccaaTAAAATGGAATCATGTATAAAATAGTCTTTGACCAGAATTCAATaacattcaaaaatgaaaagacaATCCAGTAAGTCAACAGCTGAGTGTCATCCTCGGAGGTTTTTGTTCTCAAAGCGATCAATGACAAGTAGGTAGGAATAACGAAACCAACAATGTTGGCTAAAATTTCACCGATACCACCAACgttgatgaaaatcaaaataagaTAGAACGCAAAGGCACCAGCAGCCAAATAAGATTTTGGCAACTTAGTTCTAGCCTCTAATTGCTGCAAGAAACCATTGCTAGCGAATCTCTACGGCAAAAAATCACAAATGC contains:
- the APL4 gene encoding AP-1 complex subunit gamma (similar to Saccharomyces cerevisiae APL4 (YPR029C); ancestral locus Anc_7.435) gives rise to the protein MAGSSLNNFIKDVRGAKTLAEERSIITKASAKIRTKLRDDHLPLEKRRKNIQKLLYLYILGEKTHFGQVECINLIASEEFADKRLGYLAATLLLDESEDLLTLLTNLLNNDLNHPNKYVVSLALTTLGSLGSSELARDLYMDVENILKGSRDPFIIKKALQCIGKLITKDFTLLDIFDTKLITSILENHSLCTHGVLLGINKVLQSILLNHETFQLSLSNDGYADDSKPLLNELVKIIPELLSLLQSLSIKNFEPEYDIQGTCDPFLQCESIYTLRLFFEQTLDLSQYQNKFCDLLTQIATNTDGAKNCGQAILYETARTIFSLNLEQPLRVLGVNILAKFLSQKDNNTKYVALNTLLKVVDQEPETVQRHRKFISKCLRDPDISIRKRALELSFAILNDVNLVEIVDQLIGFLAGAIDDDKTLIVYTVENLVKILESHNISDEKWKLSILFESLKLAGTYVTSDITGDILISINNSKDTIQRRNLVVDMLMISLDETKNCEISEDNIAWLIVTIWCIGEYADEILEDPSCRQALSETKMTNFLVLQDKTFNISNKKLINYLLTAALKLSSKFKDSGCIEALRQIILGHTKDSDLLIQSKSVQYEIIFAQPQSVKKVLLETMPVFERRKCMKVGNTSPELKKIHKSTDKSSNVALLDLGSENDKKKDTEVANSSTPADLLADLFSSTSIDENTKNTSRNGKTVQISVSATKIYDSDTIQAYVQLISCDAGSAQIELYLKSSKAISDIKPFSAVPRTQKLTLGQLYPGNSLQKDEVCSQVLKITGTGKLKLRIKLDFKLNGVPVEQQFDYKFEQTL
- the YOP1 gene encoding Yop1p (similar to Saccharomyces cerevisiae YOP1 (YPR028W); ancestral locus Anc_7.434); amino-acid sequence: MADFASSIQGQLKSFDSRFASNGFLQQLEARTKLPKSYLAAGAFAFYLILIFINVGGIGEILANIVGFVIPTYLSLIALRTKTSEDDTQLLTYWIVFSFLNVIEFWSKTILYMIPFYWFLKTIFVLYIALPQTGGASLIYRTFISPVADKYIVKAKKSDDIKDAVHGAASKASGSSIHN